A region of Lycium barbarum isolate Lr01 chromosome 1, ASM1917538v2, whole genome shotgun sequence DNA encodes the following proteins:
- the LOC132598860 gene encoding uncharacterized protein LOC132598860, with amino-acid sequence MDWFSWLSKTELEPSLVYEYGLAFAHNELEKDDVPYFNHEFLQSMGISIAKHRLEILKLAKKERGNVPNSMSKFLMVMKRTKKRFSKYFRTWIRREESALAIVPRRSYSSRVWKRPKMLKRNKSVVAPARQNSTLLLTNGSPIFMSSSRINSFSSPMVHDLRGDHEKMEVDYGNYWDSSAVEEIRWDSMFQNMKPT; translated from the coding sequence ATGGATTGGTTTTCTTGGCTGTCCAAAACAGAGCTAGAGCCATCTCTTGTTTACGAATATGGCTTAGCATTTGCTCATAACGAGCTTGAAAAAGACGATGTCCCTTACTTCAACCACGAATTCCTCCAAAGCATGGGCATTTCTATTGCCAAACACCGGCTAGAAATTCTCAAACTTGCCAAGAAAGAACGAGGAAACGTTCCAAATTCGATGTCGAAGTTTCTCATGGTAATGAAACGTACCAAGAAAcgtttttcaaaatattttaggACGTGGATTCGTCGCGAGGAATCAGCTCTTGCAATTGTGCCAAGAAGAAGTTACAGTTCAAGAGTTTGGAAGAGACCAAAAATGCTGAAGAGGAACAAGAGTGTTGTGGCACCAGCCAGGCAGAATAGTACTTTGTTGCTTACAAATGGTAGTCCAATATTCATGTCTAGTTCAAGAATTAATAGTTTCTCGAGTCCAATGGTTCATGATCTTCGTGGTGATCATGAGAAAATGGAGGTTGATTATGGTAACTATTGGGATTCCTCTGCAGTTGAAGAGATCAGGTGGGATTCAATGTTTCAGAATATGAAACCAACTTAA